The stretch of DNA CAGGCTGCCGCCGGCAACCTCCAGCGACGAAGCGAACGTCACCTGCGGCAGGCCAAGCCGCTCGGCCAGCTGTGCCGGCACAAGGGACGTCTCACCGTCGGTGGACGCCATGCCGGTGATGACCAGGTCCACCTGGCCGAGGTGCCGGATGGCGGCGGCGAGCGCGAGCGACGTTGCGGCCGCATCGGAGCCGGCCAGGGCGTCGTCGGTGAGGTGGACGCCTTCAGTGGCACCCATCTGCAGCGACTTCTTGACGGCGTTGACCGCGCCGGAGGGGCCCATGCTCAAGGCGATGACCTGGTTGCCGGCCTTGCTGCCGCCCCGTGCCTCGGCGAGCTGCAGCGCCGCTTCGAGCGCATATTCGTCCAGCTCGGACAGGATGCTTTCATCGCGGTCCGTGGTGTTGCCCTCCCCATTGAGGTGGCGGTCGAACTGGGCGTCCGGTACATGCTTGACCAGGACGACAATCTTCAAAGTATCTTC from Pseudarthrobacter chlorophenolicus A6 encodes:
- a CDS encoding electron transfer flavoprotein subunit beta/FixA family protein — translated: MKIVVLVKHVPDAQFDRHLNGEGNTTDRDESILSELDEYALEAALQLAEARGGSKAGNQVIALSMGPSGAVNAVKKSLQMGATEGVHLTDDALAGSDAAATSLALAAAIRHLGQVDLVITGMASTDGETSLVPAQLAERLGLPQVTFASSLEVAGGSLTARRDADTSSETVEAPLPAIVSVTDQINEPRYPNFKGIIAAKRKSIATLSLADIGVSPDQVGFAGSWTTVTSAEERPPRTAGTIITDEGDAGIKLVDFLAAQKLL